Proteins from one Hyperolius riggenbachi isolate aHypRig1 chromosome 2, aHypRig1.pri, whole genome shotgun sequence genomic window:
- the LOC137545317 gene encoding flagellar attachment zone protein 1-like — translation MHSYVVVLNSLEVERKALEVERKALEVERKVLEVERNVLEVERNVLEVERKVLEVERKVLEVERNVMEVERKVLEVERKALEVERKALEVERKVLEVERNVLEVERKVLEVERKVLEVERKVLEVERKVLEVDRKAVEVERNVMEVERKALEVERKVLEVERKVLEVERKVLEVDRKAVEVERNVMEVERKALEVERKVLEVERNVLEVERKVLEVERKALEVERKALEVERKVLEVERNVLEVERKVLEVERKVLEVERNVLEVERKVLEVERKAVEVERNVMEVERKALEVERKVLEVERKALEVERKVLEVERKAVEVERKALEVERKVLEVERKAVEVERNVMEVERKALEVERKVLEVERKAVEVERNVMEVERKAVEVERKALEVERKALRLECEANL, via the exons ATGCACAGCTATGTAGTTGTGTTGAATTCATTGGAAGTTGAGAGGAAGGCATTGGAGGTTGAGAGGAAGGCACTGGAGGTTGAGAGGAAGGTATTGGAGGTTGAGAGAAATGTATTGGAGGTTGAGAGAAATGTATTGGAGGTTGAGAGGAAGGTATTGGAGGTTGAGAGGAAGGTATTGGAGGTTGAGAGGAATGTAATGGAAGTTGAGAGGAAGGTATTGGAGGTTGAGAGGAAGGCATTGGAGGTTGAGAGGAAGGCACTGGAGGTTGAGAGGAAGGTATTGGAGGTTGAGAGAAATGTATTGGAGGTTGAGAGGAAGGTATTGGAGGTTGAGAGGAAGGTATTGGAGGTTGAGAGGAAGGTATTGGAGGTTGAGAGGAAGGTATTGGAGGTTGATAGGAAGGCAGTGGAGGTTGAGAGGAATGTAATGGAAGTTGAGAGGAAGGCATTGGAGGTTGAGAGGAAGGTATTGGAGGTTGAGAGGAAGGTATTGGAGGTTGAGAGGAAGGTATTGGAGGTTGATAGGAAGGCAGTGGAGGTTGAGAGGAATGTAATGGAAGTTGAGAGGAAGGCATTGGAGGTTGAGAGGAAGGTATTGGAGGTTGAGAGAAATGTATTGGAGGTTGAGAGGAAGGTATTGGAGGTTGAGAGGAAGGCATTGGAGGTTGAGAGGAAGGCACTGGAGGTTGAGAGGAAGGTATTGGAGGTTGAGAGAAATGTATTGGAGGTTGAGAGGAAGGTATTGGAGGTTGAGAGGAAGGTATTGGAGGTTGAGAGAAATGTATTGGAGGTTGAGAGGAAGGTATTGGAGGTTGAGAGGAAGGCAGTGGAGGTTGAGAGGAATGTAATGGAAGTTGAGAGGAAGGCATTGGAGGTTGAGAGGAAGGTATTGGAGGTTGAGAGGAAGGCATTGGAGGTTGAGAGGAAGGTATTGGAGGTTGAGAGGAAGGCAGTGGAGGTTGAGAGGAAGGCATTGGAGGTTGAGAGGAAGGTATTGGAGGTTGAGAGGAAGGCAGTGGAGGTTGAGAGGAATGTAATGGAAGTTGAGAGGAAGGCATTGGAGGTTGAGAGGAAGGTATTGGAGGTTGAGAGGAAGGCAGTGGAGGTTGAGAGGAATGTAATGGAAGTTGAGAGGAAGGCAGTGGAGGTTGAGAGGAAGGCATTGGAGGTTGAGAGGAAGGCATTGAG ATTGGAGTGTGAGGCCAACCTTTGA